A section of the Sebastes fasciatus isolate fSebFas1 chromosome 5, fSebFas1.pri, whole genome shotgun sequence genome encodes:
- the hapln4 gene encoding hyaluronan and proteoglycan link protein 4: MFLKQLRPLAFGKMSFVLFILTSALSVTSLPADIDKGRRKVVHVLEDDTGAVIVQTAPGKVVTHRGGSITLPCRFHHEPENIDPDRIRIKWTKVTDALQFEDVFVALGRQQRVFGSYKGRVFLEQAGPGDASVIIQNVTLEDYGRFECEVTNDMEDDTGFVNLDLEGVVFPYYPREGRYKLNYHQGEDACKQQDAILASHSQLHKAWLEGLDWCNAGWLEDGSVQYPISHPRDQCGRKDNPAGVRNYGYRHKEDERYDAFCFTSKLNGKVYFLKRFKKVNYAEAMKACIRDGSAVAKVGQLYSAWKFQLLDRCEAGWLEDGSIRYPIVNPRSRCGGSQPGIRHLGFPDKKFRLYGVYCFRKNKDETAGETSKSPANSLTRRKSSNDIPANATRVI, translated from the exons ATG TTCTTAAAGCAGCTGCGGCCTCTGGCCTTTGGGAAAATGTCCTTTGTGCTTTTCATCCTGACTTCTGCCCTCTCAGTGACTTCCCTGCCTGCTGACATCGACAAGGGAAGGAGGAAGGTGGTGCATGTGCTCG AGGATGACACCGGAGCGGTGATTGTGCAGACGGCTCCTGGTAAAGTGGTGACACATCGCGGTGGCTCCATCACTCTGCCCTGCAGGTTCCACCATGAGCCGGAGAACATCGATCCTGATCGCATTCGGATTAAATGGACCAAAGTGACTGATGCACTGCAGTTTGAGGACGTCTTTGTGGCACTTGGAAG GCAGCAGCGTGTGTTTGGATCGTACAAAGGCCGTGTGTTTTTGGAGCAGGCGGGACCAGGTGACGCCTCAGTGATCATCCAAAATGTCACACTGGAGGACTACGGGCGCTTTGAGTGTGAAGTCACTAACGACATGGAAGATGATACGGGATTCGTGAACCTTGACCTTGAAG GAGTGGTGTTTCCCTACTACCCCCGTGAGGGGCGCTATAAGCTTAACTACCATCAGGGGGAGGATGCCTGCAAACAACAGGACGCCATTCTGGCCTCTCACTCTCAACTGCACAAG GCCTGGCTGGAGGGACTAGACTGGTGCAATGCTGGCTGGCTGGAGGACGGTTCAGTCCAGTACCCTATCTCTCATCCCAGAGACCAGTGCGGCCGCAAGGACAACCCCGCTGGCGTGCGTAACTATGGCTACAGGCACAAGGAGGATGAGCGCTATGATGCTTTCTGCTTCACTTCCAAGCTCAATG GCAAAGTGTACTTCCTCAAACGCTTTAAGAAGGTGAACTATGCGGAGGCGATGAAGGCTTGCATTCGAGACGGCTCAGCGGTGGCCAAAGTGGGTCAGCTGTACTCTGCGTGGAAGTTCCAGCTCCTGGACCGCTGCGAAGCCGGCTGGCTGGAGGACGGCAGCATTCGTTACCCCATAGTCAACCCCCGCTCTCGCTGCGGAGGATCCCAGCCAGGCATCCGACACCTAGGCTTCCCTGATAAAAAATTCCGCCTCTATGGCGTCTACTGTTTCCGCAAGAACAAGGACGAGACGGCAGGTGAGACGTCAAAAAGCCCCGCAAACAGTTTGACAAGGAGGAAGAGCAGCAACGACATCCCTGCGAATGCTACGAGGGTGATTTAA